A DNA window from Falco peregrinus isolate bFalPer1 chromosome 8, bFalPer1.pri, whole genome shotgun sequence contains the following coding sequences:
- the PRKAG3 gene encoding 5'-AMP-activated protein kinase subunit gamma-3, whose product MSPESEFQSPDAEVYMHFMRSHCCYDAIPTSCKLVVFDVSLEIKKAFLALVANGVRAAPLWDSKTQSFVGMLTITDFINILHRYYRSPLVQIYEVEEHKIETWRELYLQGSFKPLVYISPSNSLFDAVYSLIKHKIHRLPVIEPISGNVLHILTHKRILKFLHIFGSTIPKPRFLKKTVQELCIGTFRDVAVVPETAPIYTALEIFVDRRVSALPVINDAGKVVGLYSRFDVIHLAAQKTYNNLDISVREALQQRSICLEGVITCYPHETMEDIIDRIAKEQVHRLVLVDENQYPRGIISLSDILQALVLTPAGIDALNS is encoded by the exons ATGAGTCCAGAGAGTGAGTTTCAGAGCCCCGATGCCGAAGTCTACATGCACTTCATGAGGAGCCACTGCTGCTACGATGCCATCCCCACCAGCTGCAAGCTTGTCGTCTTTGATGTCTCCCTGGAG ATCAAGAAAGCCTTCTTGGCACTGGTGGCCAACGGAGTGCGTGCTGCCCCACTCTGGGACAGCAAGACACAGAGCTTTGTGG GGATGCTCACCATCACTGACTTCATCAACATCCTCCACCGCTACTACCGTTCGCCCCTG GTTCAGATCTACGAGGTGGAGGAGCACAAGATTGAGACCTGGAGAG AGTTGTACCTGCAGGGCTCCTTCAAGCCACTGGTCTACATCTCCCCGAGTAATAG CCTCTTCGATGCTGTCTACTCCCTGATCAAGCACAAGATCCACCGCCTGCCCGTCATCGAGCCCATCTCGGGCAATGTCCTGCACATCCTGACCCACAAGCGCATCCTCAAGTTCCTCCACATTTTT GGCTCCACCATTCCCAAGCCACGCTTCCTGAAGAAAACGGTGCAGGAGCTGTGCATCGGCACCTTCCGTGATGTGGCTGTCGTGCCCGAGACCGCCCCCATCTACACTGCCCTGGAGATCTTCGTGGACCGCCGTGTCTCTGCCCTGCCCGTCATCAATGATGCCG GGAAGGTGGTAGGCCTCTACTCCCGGTTTGATGTCATT CACCTGGCAGCTCAGAAGACCTACAACAACCTGGACATCAGTGTGCGGGAGGCATTGCAGCAACGCAGCATCTGCTTGGAGGGTGTCATCACCTGCTACCCACATGAAACCATGGAGGACATCATTGACCGCATCGCCAAGGAGCAG gTCCATCGTCTGGTTCTGGTGGATGAGAACCAGTACCCACGGGGCATCATCTCCCTCTCCGACATCCTCCAGGCCCTTGTACTCACTCCCGCAGGTATCGATGCTCTTAACTCTTAG